From Hippea alviniae EP5-r, the proteins below share one genomic window:
- the rsmI gene encoding 16S rRNA (cytidine(1402)-2'-O)-methyltransferase translates to MSGKLFVVATPIGNLADITYRAVEVLKSVDYVLAEAPNHSRRLFEKYSIDTRLIKYNDDYYVEKIINQAITDAKNGQNIALITDAGTPTISDPGYRIVKAFRDNGLEVVPIPGVSAVITALSASGLPTDRFVFLGFLPKTSPKRRKALQEADIDATIVFYESPNRVLKALVDVKEALGEREVVVARELTKIHEEFLVGTVSEVIDILSKRPSIKGEFVVLVKKNA, encoded by the coding sequence ATGAGTGGCAAGCTGTTTGTTGTTGCAACACCAATAGGCAATCTTGCCGATATAACCTATCGAGCCGTTGAAGTTTTAAAGAGTGTTGATTATGTGCTTGCTGAAGCTCCAAACCACTCTCGCAGGTTGTTTGAGAAATATTCAATAGACACAAGGCTTATAAAATACAACGACGATTACTATGTTGAAAAAATCATCAATCAGGCAATTACGGATGCAAAAAATGGGCAAAACATAGCTTTGATTACAGATGCAGGAACGCCCACAATTTCAGACCCGGGATACAGGATTGTTAAAGCGTTTAGGGATAATGGACTTGAAGTTGTCCCAATTCCCGGAGTAAGTGCCGTAATAACCGCTCTAAGTGCAAGCGGCCTTCCAACGGATAGGTTTGTCTTTTTGGGATTTTTACCAAAGACATCACCCAAAAGAAGAAAAGCTTTGCAGGAAGCAGATATAGATGCGACGATAGTGTTTTATGAGTCTCCAAACAGGGTTTTGAAGGCTTTAGTTGATGTTAAGGAAGCATTGGGCGAAAGGGAAGTTGTCGTTGCACGAGAGCTGACAAAGATACACGAAGAGTTTTTGGTTGGAACAGTAAGCGAAGTTATTGACATTCTCTCAAAAAGGCCGTCCATAAAGGGCGAATTCGTTGTTCTCGTTAAGAAAAACGCTTAA
- the thyX gene encoding FAD-dependent thymidylate synthase yields the protein MRVSLIEYTPGPDRTAAFAARVCYSSNPHSLKLDDEEIRKILRRVIKSGHHSVLEHVNFTFLIEGISRVATHQLVRHRIASYSQQSHRYTKIKPDSFAAPPSIEENREAKELFEKHLKNSIELYEKLIELGIKKEDARFVIPQAVVSNIVITMNARELLHFFSLRCCVRAQWEIREAAIEMLKLAKSKAPIIFENAGPTCMWGRCPEEKPCPDIPAIREYFRNL from the coding sequence ATGAGAGTGAGTTTAATTGAATATACACCAGGCCCAGACAGAACAGCAGCCTTTGCTGCAAGGGTCTGTTATTCTTCTAATCCGCACTCCTTAAAGCTTGACGATGAAGAGATAAGAAAAATCTTAAGAAGGGTTATAAAATCAGGACACCACTCGGTTTTAGAGCATGTGAACTTTACCTTTTTGATAGAAGGCATAAGCAGGGTTGCAACCCACCAGCTTGTAAGACACAGAATTGCAAGCTACTCTCAACAGAGCCACAGATACACAAAAATCAAACCAGACAGCTTTGCAGCTCCGCCGTCAATAGAAGAGAACAGAGAAGCAAAAGAGCTATTCGAAAAACACCTTAAAAACTCAATTGAGTTGTATGAGAAGCTGATAGAACTTGGCATAAAAAAGGAAGATGCCCGCTTTGTAATTCCGCAGGCAGTCGTGTCAAACATCGTCATAACAATGAACGCACGGGAGCTTTTACACTTCTTCTCCTTAAGGTGCTGCGTAAGGGCTCAGTGGGAGATAAGAGAAGCTGCAATCGAGATGCTAAAGCTGGCAAAGAGCAAGGCACCGATAATATTTGAGAATGCAGGCCCAACCTGTATGTGGGGCAGGTGTCCAGAAGAGAAACCCTGTCCAGATATACCCGCAATAAGGGAGTATTTTAGGAATCTATGA